One Mycolicibacterium pulveris genomic region harbors:
- a CDS encoding CPBP family intramembrane glutamic endopeptidase, with amino-acid sequence MVVSEQAVLANPPHPLVEQLSALHRFRTYVDIGIVIVVLALTNLIAHFTTPWASIAVVPAAAVGLLILVRSRGLGWAELGLSRAHWRSGAGYALAAVAVVVSVIALGALLPWTRPLFMNNNYATISGALIASMIIIPLQTVIPEELAFRGVLQGALDRAWGFRGVAAAGSLLFGLWHIATSLGLTTSNVGFTRLFGGGWLGTLAGVVLAVVATAVAGFVFTWLRRRSGSLIAPIALHWSLNGLGALAAALVWQLST; translated from the coding sequence ATGGTTGTGTCCGAGCAAGCAGTGCTAGCGAACCCGCCGCACCCGCTGGTCGAGCAGCTGTCGGCGTTGCACCGCTTCCGCACCTACGTCGACATCGGCATCGTCATCGTGGTGCTGGCGCTGACGAACCTGATCGCGCACTTCACCACCCCGTGGGCCAGCATCGCGGTCGTTCCCGCCGCCGCGGTCGGCCTGCTGATCCTCGTGCGCTCCCGCGGGCTGGGCTGGGCCGAGCTCGGGTTGAGCCGCGCGCACTGGCGGTCGGGTGCGGGCTACGCCCTGGCCGCGGTCGCGGTGGTGGTGTCGGTGATCGCGCTCGGCGCCCTGCTGCCGTGGACCCGGCCGCTGTTCATGAACAACAACTACGCGACGATCTCCGGCGCGTTGATCGCCTCCATGATCATCATCCCGCTGCAGACGGTGATCCCCGAGGAGCTGGCGTTCCGCGGTGTGCTGCAGGGCGCGCTGGACCGGGCTTGGGGATTTCGCGGCGTGGCGGCCGCGGGGTCGTTGCTGTTCGGGCTGTGGCACATCGCGACCTCGTTGGGCCTGACCACCAGCAACGTCGGCTTCACCCGGCTGTTCGGCGGCGGCTGGTTGGGCACGCTGGCAGGCGTCGTCCTCGCGGTGGTGGCCACCGCCGTCGCCGGCTTCGTGTTCACCTGGCTGCGGCGCCGTAGCGGCAGCCTGATCGCCCCGATCGCGCTGCACTGGTCGCTCAACGGGCTCGGCGCGCTGGCCGCCGCGCTGGTGTGGCAGCTGTCTACCTGA
- a CDS encoding zinc-binding alcohol dehydrogenase family protein, whose protein sequence is MSTTSTMTAWRVTAPGPMDTGPAERVTAPVPRPQAGELLIAVRACGVCRTDLHVAEGDLPVHRPGVIPGHEVVGEVVEVGPGAADEFAVGDRVGVAWLRHTCGRCSYCRRGSENLCPDSRYTGWDADGGYAEFTTAPAAYAHHLPSGYSDAELAPLLCAGIIGYRALSRADLPDGGRLGIYGFGGSAHITAQVALARGAEVHVMTRGAKARELALKLGAASAQGAADPPPVKLDSAILFAPVGELVLPALEALDRGGTLSIAGIHLTDIPSLNYQRHLFQERQVRSVTSNTRADAREFLAFAERHRIEVTSPQYPLERADAALGDLAAGRISGAAVLMVR, encoded by the coding sequence ATGAGCACCACTTCGACGATGACCGCGTGGCGCGTCACGGCCCCGGGCCCGATGGACACCGGGCCGGCAGAGCGCGTGACGGCACCAGTACCCCGACCCCAGGCCGGTGAACTGCTGATCGCAGTGCGCGCCTGCGGTGTCTGCCGCACCGACCTCCATGTCGCCGAGGGGGACCTGCCGGTGCATCGGCCGGGGGTGATCCCCGGTCACGAGGTCGTCGGCGAGGTGGTCGAGGTCGGCCCGGGCGCCGCCGACGAGTTCGCCGTCGGCGACCGGGTCGGTGTCGCGTGGCTTCGGCACACCTGTGGACGGTGTTCGTACTGCAGGCGCGGGTCGGAGAACCTCTGCCCGGACTCCCGCTACACCGGATGGGACGCCGACGGCGGCTATGCCGAATTCACCACGGCGCCAGCCGCTTACGCTCATCACCTGCCGTCTGGATACTCCGACGCCGAGTTGGCGCCGTTGCTGTGTGCGGGCATCATCGGCTACCGCGCGCTGTCGCGGGCCGACCTGCCCGACGGCGGACGGCTGGGGATCTACGGCTTCGGCGGCAGCGCCCACATCACGGCGCAGGTGGCGCTCGCGCGGGGGGCAGAGGTGCACGTCATGACCCGCGGGGCGAAGGCTCGGGAACTGGCGCTGAAGCTGGGCGCGGCGTCAGCGCAGGGTGCCGCCGACCCGCCGCCGGTAAAGCTCGACTCGGCGATCCTGTTCGCCCCGGTCGGCGAACTGGTGCTGCCCGCATTGGAGGCACTGGACCGTGGCGGCACGCTGTCGATCGCCGGAATTCACCTGACCGACATTCCCTCGCTGAACTATCAGCGCCATTTGTTCCAGGAGCGCCAGGTGCGGTCGGTGACCTCCAACACGCGCGCCGACGCCAGGGAGTTCCTCGCGTTCGCGGAACGGCACCGCATCGAGGTCACGTCGCCGCAGTACCCGCTGGAGCGGGCCGATGCCGCGCTCGGCGACCTTGCCGCGGGCCGGATTTCGGGCGCAGCGGTGTTGATGGTCAGGTAG
- a CDS encoding CDGP domain-containing protein, with protein sequence MKGLAALAIGALAAGGIALAAPANAGCQGGWTPWGGGEICDGPIAPDGSFERCQAAGALGFGGSNCFITNVAVAQPPWVGP encoded by the coding sequence ATGAAGGGTTTGGCGGCGCTGGCGATCGGCGCTCTCGCGGCGGGCGGCATTGCCCTCGCCGCTCCGGCCAACGCCGGTTGTCAGGGTGGTTGGACGCCGTGGGGTGGCGGCGAGATCTGCGACGGGCCTATCGCCCCCGACGGCAGCTTCGAACGGTGCCAGGCAGCCGGCGCCCTGGGCTTCGGCGGCAGCAACTGCTTCATCACCAACGTCGCCGTTGCCCAGCCGCCGTGGGTCGGTCCCTGA
- a CDS encoding alanine and proline-rich secreted protein Apa has protein sequence MDQPDALIQHRRGISRSLATAVLTGATAVALALPSVAHAQPEPTPPPPPPAPGAPGPAPGVPAPPADPNVPPPPPGVAPAPPPPPGVAPAPPPPPGAPLPPPADPNAPLPPADPNAPAPPPADPGRVENAAGGLSFVVPAGWQVSDSTQLSYGQALLTKVTPEGAEPPNDTSILLGRLDLKLFAGAETDNTKAAQRLASDMGEFFMPFPGTRVNQETVELDADGMPGVASYYEVKFTDTNKPNGQIWAGVVGEATEPGTPRGQRTPERWFVVWLGTANNPVPKEEAVTLANSIRPYTPPVPAVPADPNAPLPPPDPNAPPPPPADPNAPPPPPADPNAAPRPGVGQPVPVAPEDAPGMLPPA, from the coding sequence ATGGATCAGCCGGATGCGTTAATTCAACACCGTAGGGGCATCTCGAGGTCGCTGGCGACCGCCGTGTTGACCGGTGCCACCGCGGTTGCCCTCGCGCTGCCCTCGGTGGCACATGCGCAGCCCGAACCCACCCCGCCGCCTCCGCCTCCCGCGCCTGGCGCGCCCGGGCCCGCTCCGGGTGTACCCGCGCCTCCCGCCGATCCGAACGTCCCGCCGCCCCCGCCGGGCGTCGCGCCGGCACCTCCGCCGCCACCGGGCGTCGCACCGGCACCACCGCCCCCGCCGGGCGCTCCGTTACCGCCGCCGGCCGATCCCAACGCGCCGCTGCCGCCCGCCGATCCCAACGCACCGGCGCCGCCGCCCGCCGACCCGGGTCGCGTCGAAAACGCCGCGGGCGGGTTGAGCTTCGTCGTGCCGGCCGGATGGCAGGTGTCCGACTCGACCCAGCTGTCCTACGGGCAGGCGTTGTTGACGAAGGTGACCCCGGAAGGGGCCGAACCGCCGAACGACACCAGCATCCTGCTCGGGCGCCTGGACCTGAAGTTGTTCGCCGGCGCGGAGACCGACAACACCAAGGCCGCGCAGCGCCTGGCCTCGGACATGGGCGAGTTCTTCATGCCGTTCCCGGGCACCCGCGTCAACCAGGAGACGGTTGAGCTGGACGCCGACGGCATGCCGGGCGTCGCCTCCTACTACGAGGTGAAGTTCACCGACACCAACAAGCCCAACGGCCAGATCTGGGCGGGCGTGGTCGGCGAGGCCACCGAGCCGGGCACCCCGCGCGGCCAGCGCACCCCGGAGCGCTGGTTCGTCGTGTGGCTGGGCACGGCGAACAACCCGGTGCCCAAGGAGGAGGCCGTCACGTTGGCCAACTCGATCCGGCCCTACACGCCGCCCGTGCCCGCGGTTCCCGCGGACCCGAACGCGCCGCTGCCGCCGCCGGATCCGAACGCACCGCCGCCACCGCCTGCCGATCCGAACGCACCGCCGCCACCGCCTGCCGACCCGAACGCGGCGCCACGGCCTGGCGTCGGACAGCCCGTTCCGGTGGCGCCGGAGGACGCGCCGGGCATGCTGCCGCCCGCGTGA
- a CDS encoding TOBE domain-containing protein: MVTHDILDVLTLADRVIVLESGRVAETGSAAAILATPRSRFGARFAGVNLVNGVVGADGALRTRTGMSWHGERAADVVAGDSAVALFYPAAVAVYRDRPRGSPRNTVEVTVAELDSRGPAIRVRAEDQPDGAPGLAADITTEAAAELRLTPGERIYFAVKAQEVAIHPSP; the protein is encoded by the coding sequence ATGGTCACCCACGACATCCTCGACGTGCTGACGTTGGCTGACCGTGTGATCGTGCTGGAATCGGGGCGCGTCGCCGAAACCGGCTCGGCGGCGGCGATATTGGCGACGCCGCGCAGTAGGTTCGGGGCGCGGTTCGCCGGCGTGAACCTGGTCAACGGTGTGGTGGGCGCCGACGGCGCGCTGCGGACGCGAACAGGGATGTCGTGGCACGGCGAGCGGGCCGCCGATGTGGTCGCAGGGGATTCCGCGGTGGCGCTGTTCTACCCCGCCGCCGTTGCGGTCTATCGCGACAGACCACGCGGCAGCCCCCGCAACACCGTCGAGGTGACCGTCGCCGAACTCGACAGCCGGGGACCGGCAATCCGGGTGCGCGCCGAGGACCAGCCCGACGGCGCTCCGGGGCTGGCTGCCGACATCACCACCGAAGCGGCGGCCGAGTTGCGGTTGACGCCGGGCGAGCGGATCTACTTCGCGGTCAAGGCGCAGGAAGTGGCGATCCATCCGAGCCCGTAA
- a CDS encoding ABC transporter permease, translating to MTTSALPRWLYLPATIGALFVALPLVAVAAKVDWPNFLSLISSEASVTALLLSLRTATASTALCLLFGVPMALVLARSDSRLVRFVRPLVLLPLVLPPVVGGIALLYAFGRLGLLGRYLEMAGVDIAFTTTAVVLAQTFVSLPFLVLALEGAARTFGSDYEVVAATLGAGPTTVWWRVSLPLLAPGLVSGAVLAFARSLGEFGATLTFAGSRQGVTRTLPLEVYLQRESDAEAAVALSLLLVAVAAVVVVGLGSRRLRGASAW from the coding sequence TTGACCACGTCAGCCCTGCCTCGCTGGCTCTACCTACCCGCCACGATTGGCGCGCTGTTCGTGGCCCTGCCGCTGGTCGCGGTGGCGGCCAAGGTCGACTGGCCGAATTTCCTCTCGCTGATCAGCAGCGAGGCGTCGGTGACGGCGCTGCTGCTCAGCCTCAGAACCGCCACCGCCAGCACCGCCCTGTGCCTGCTGTTCGGCGTCCCGATGGCGCTGGTGCTGGCCCGCAGCGACAGCAGGCTGGTGCGCTTCGTCCGTCCGCTGGTGCTGCTGCCGCTGGTGCTGCCGCCGGTCGTCGGCGGTATCGCGCTGCTGTATGCGTTCGGTCGGCTGGGTCTGCTCGGCAGGTACCTGGAGATGGCGGGCGTCGACATCGCGTTCACGACGACGGCCGTCGTGCTCGCCCAGACGTTCGTGTCGCTGCCGTTTCTGGTGCTCGCGCTGGAGGGCGCCGCCCGGACGTTCGGCTCCGACTACGAGGTGGTGGCCGCGACGCTCGGCGCCGGGCCGACCACGGTGTGGTGGCGGGTGTCGCTTCCACTGCTCGCACCGGGTCTGGTGTCGGGGGCCGTGCTGGCGTTCGCGCGGTCGCTCGGCGAGTTCGGCGCCACCCTGACGTTCGCCGGTTCACGACAGGGCGTGACCCGCACGCTGCCGCTGGAGGTCTACCTGCAGCGCGAAAGCGACGCCGAGGCCGCGGTCGCGCTGTCGCTGCTGTTGGTCGCCGTCGCCGCCGTGGTGGTGGTCGGGCTGGGCAGCAGGCGGTTGCGGGGTGCCAGTGCCTGGTAG
- a CDS encoding SDR family oxidoreductase, producing the protein MEVLVTGGDTDLGRTIAEGFRDAGHRVVIAGARRGDLEIAAKELDVDAIVVDNTDPASLEDARGQFPHHLDTIVNAPALRWDAGDPRAYSLADHATAWRQTLDSTVLSAVLTVQLLGDHLRSGGSIVTVIPEHPGDGSAEAAIKAAVTDWTAGQTNHFGTRGITVNAVAAGRSAEPGYDGVSRATPTAGQEITRLALFLTTPAARHITGQTLHVSQGAHAAWE; encoded by the coding sequence ATGGAGGTCCTGGTCACCGGAGGTGACACCGATCTGGGTCGCACGATCGCGGAAGGTTTCCGCGACGCCGGACACCGGGTCGTGATCGCCGGCGCTCGACGCGGTGATCTGGAGATCGCCGCGAAAGAACTCGACGTCGACGCGATCGTCGTCGACAACACCGATCCGGCCAGCCTCGAAGACGCGCGCGGACAGTTCCCCCACCATCTGGACACGATCGTCAACGCGCCCGCCCTGCGGTGGGATGCCGGCGACCCGCGCGCCTACTCGCTGGCGGATCACGCGACGGCGTGGCGTCAGACGCTGGACTCGACCGTGCTTTCGGCGGTGTTGACCGTGCAGCTGCTCGGCGACCATCTGCGGTCAGGCGGGTCGATCGTCACCGTGATACCCGAACACCCGGGCGACGGCAGCGCGGAAGCGGCCATCAAAGCCGCGGTGACGGACTGGACGGCCGGGCAGACAAACCATTTCGGCACCCGCGGCATCACGGTGAACGCCGTGGCCGCGGGCCGCAGCGCCGAACCGGGCTACGACGGGGTGTCGCGGGCGACGCCGACGGCGGGCCAGGAGATCACCCGGCTCGCGCTGTTCCTCACCACCCCGGCCGCACGCCACATCACCGGGCAGACCCTGCACGTCAGCCAGGGTGCGCACGCCGCCTGGGAATGA
- a CDS encoding LLM class F420-dependent oxidoreductase yields MSIRLGLQIPNFSYGTGVAQIFPTVIAQAQEAEAAGFDSVFVMDHFYQLPGLGTPDAPMLEAYTALGGLATATERVALGTLVTGNTYRNPTLLAKTITTLDVISQGRAVLGIGTGWYELEHNSLGYEFGTFTERFNKLDEALQIILPMLHGERPTFSGNYYRTEEAMAEPRLRDHIPLMIGGSGEKKTIPLAARHFDHLNLIAGFDELPRKLDVVKARCDEVGRDPATLETSMLVIALIGENITGEMIPDDFKQQAVYGNPEQVVEQLKAKVFDVGVDGVILSPVTSLNGYQPGGVTAVGELLKPILEGESGLLTWDMPQHTDSSNRGSDIYRGG; encoded by the coding sequence GTGAGCATTCGACTTGGACTCCAGATACCCAACTTCTCCTACGGCACCGGTGTCGCGCAGATCTTCCCCACCGTGATCGCCCAGGCGCAGGAGGCCGAGGCCGCCGGCTTCGACTCGGTCTTCGTGATGGACCACTTCTACCAACTGCCCGGGCTCGGCACACCCGATGCGCCGATGCTCGAGGCGTACACCGCGCTGGGCGGGTTGGCCACCGCCACCGAGCGCGTCGCGCTGGGCACCCTGGTGACCGGCAACACCTATCGCAACCCGACGCTGCTGGCCAAGACCATCACCACGCTCGACGTGATCAGCCAGGGCCGTGCCGTTCTGGGCATCGGCACCGGCTGGTATGAGCTCGAACACAACAGCCTCGGTTACGAATTCGGCACCTTCACCGAGCGGTTCAACAAGCTCGACGAGGCGCTGCAGATCATCCTGCCGATGCTGCACGGCGAGCGCCCGACGTTTTCGGGCAACTACTACCGCACCGAAGAGGCGATGGCCGAGCCGCGGTTGCGCGACCACATTCCGCTGATGATCGGCGGCAGTGGCGAGAAGAAGACGATTCCCCTCGCGGCGCGGCACTTCGACCACCTCAACCTCATCGCCGGCTTCGACGAGTTGCCCCGCAAGCTGGATGTGGTCAAAGCGCGGTGTGACGAGGTCGGCCGTGATCCGGCGACGCTGGAAACCAGCATGCTCGTCATCGCGCTCATCGGCGAAAACATCACGGGCGAAATGATTCCCGACGATTTCAAGCAGCAGGCCGTGTACGGCAACCCCGAGCAGGTCGTCGAGCAGCTCAAGGCCAAGGTGTTCGACGTCGGCGTCGACGGCGTGATCCTGAGCCCGGTGACAAGCCTCAACGGATATCAGCCCGGTGGGGTCACCGCGGTCGGCGAGCTCCTCAAGCCGATTCTCGAGGGCGAGTCTGGGCTCCTGACGTGGGATATGCCACAGCACACGGATTCGTCGAACCGAGGTTCAGACATCTACCGTGGTGGGTAG
- a CDS encoding NAD(P)/FAD-dependent oxidoreductase, whose amino-acid sequence MSHPGATASDRHTVVIIGSGFGGLTAAKRLKRADVDVKLIAKTTHHLFQPLLYQVATGIIASGEIAPPTRMILRKQKNCQVLLGDVTHIDVTNQTVTSELLGHTYVTPYDSLIVAAGAGQSYFGNDHFAEWAPGMKSIDDALELRARILSAFEQAERSSDPARREKLLTFTVVGAGPTGVEMAGQIAELADHTLKGAFRHIDSTTARVILLDAAPAVLPPMGEKLGNKAMARLEKMGVDIQLNAMVTDVDRNGITVKDADGTIRRIESATKVWSAGVSASPLGRDLAEQSGVEIDKAGRVVVQPDLTIPGHPNVFVVGDMAYVEGVPGQAQGAIQGGRYAADAIKAEIKGADPAQREPFQYFDKGSMATVSRFSAVAKIGPVEFGGFIAWLAWLVLHLVYLVGFRRKLTTLLSWTVTFLSTQRGNLTITEQQAYARTRIESLEEIAASVQDTQKAAV is encoded by the coding sequence ATGAGCCATCCCGGAGCCACTGCATCTGATCGTCACACAGTCGTGATCATCGGATCAGGGTTCGGTGGGTTGACCGCTGCCAAAAGACTCAAGCGTGCCGATGTCGACGTCAAGTTGATCGCGAAGACCACCCACCACCTGTTCCAGCCGCTGCTGTATCAGGTCGCGACCGGCATCATCGCCTCGGGTGAAATCGCACCGCCGACGCGGATGATCCTGCGCAAGCAGAAGAACTGCCAGGTGCTGCTCGGTGACGTCACACACATCGACGTGACCAACCAGACCGTCACGTCGGAGTTGCTCGGCCACACCTACGTCACGCCGTACGACTCGCTGATCGTGGCCGCCGGCGCCGGGCAGTCCTACTTCGGCAACGACCACTTCGCGGAGTGGGCGCCCGGCATGAAGTCCATCGACGACGCACTCGAGCTGCGGGCGCGCATCCTGAGCGCCTTCGAACAGGCCGAGCGGTCCAGTGACCCGGCTCGCCGCGAGAAGCTGCTCACGTTCACCGTCGTGGGTGCGGGCCCGACCGGTGTCGAAATGGCAGGCCAGATCGCCGAATTGGCCGATCACACTCTCAAAGGCGCGTTCCGCCATATCGATTCGACCACCGCGCGAGTGATTCTGCTCGACGCGGCACCCGCCGTGCTGCCGCCGATGGGTGAGAAGCTCGGCAACAAGGCCATGGCCAGGCTCGAGAAGATGGGCGTCGACATCCAGCTCAACGCCATGGTCACCGACGTCGACCGCAACGGCATCACGGTGAAGGACGCCGACGGCACCATCCGCCGCATCGAGTCGGCGACCAAGGTGTGGTCGGCGGGCGTTTCGGCAAGCCCGCTGGGCCGCGATCTGGCAGAGCAGTCCGGCGTGGAGATCGACAAGGCCGGCCGCGTGGTGGTGCAACCGGACCTGACCATCCCCGGACACCCGAACGTGTTCGTGGTCGGCGACATGGCATACGTCGAAGGGGTGCCGGGCCAGGCGCAGGGCGCCATCCAGGGCGGCAGATACGCCGCCGATGCGATCAAGGCCGAGATCAAGGGCGCCGACCCGGCGCAGCGCGAGCCGTTCCAGTACTTCGACAAGGGCTCGATGGCCACCGTGTCCCGGTTCTCCGCGGTCGCCAAGATCGGGCCGGTGGAGTTCGGCGGGTTCATCGCCTGGCTGGCCTGGCTGGTGCTGCACCTGGTCTACCTGGTCGGGTTCCGCCGCAAGCTCACCACGCTGCTGTCGTGGACGGTGACGTTCCTGTCGACCCAGCGCGGCAACCTCACCATCACCGAGCAGCAGGCCTACGCCCGCACCCGCATCGAATCGCTCGAGGAGATCGCGGCGTCGGTGCAGGACACGCAGAAAGCTGCGGTCTAG
- the urtA gene encoding urea ABC transporter substrate-binding protein produces the protein MRLQRRSALVVGSIAAATALVLAGCGSKATESGSANAESCVDTSGPTIKVGALNSLSGTMAISEVTVRHAIDLAVEQINAAGGVMGKQIELVGEDGASEPTVFAEKAEKLISSDCVAAVFGGWTSSSRKAMLPVFESANALLYYPVQYEGLEASDNIFYTGATTNQQIVPALDYLKEKGITSLYLVGSDYVFPQTANRIIKAYADANGIEIKGEDYTPLGSTDFSTIVNKIRTADADAVFNTLNGDSNVAFFREYRNVGLTPQDMPVVSVSIAEEEIGGIGVQNITGQLTAWDYYQTIDSPVNNAFVKAYKDKYGADKPTSDPMEAAYVSVYLWKNTVEKAESFAVPDVQKAAGGVQFDAPEGLVQIDGDNNHITKTARIGEIRPDGLIYTVWESAGPIEPDPYLKGYPWAAGLSS, from the coding sequence ATGCGACTTCAACGACGCTCAGCGCTGGTGGTCGGAAGCATCGCCGCCGCAACGGCACTGGTGTTGGCCGGCTGCGGAAGCAAGGCAACCGAATCCGGCTCGGCCAACGCCGAGTCATGTGTGGACACCTCCGGTCCGACAATCAAAGTGGGGGCGCTGAACTCGCTTTCGGGCACCATGGCCATCTCCGAGGTGACCGTCCGGCACGCCATCGACCTGGCCGTTGAGCAGATCAACGCGGCCGGCGGTGTGATGGGCAAGCAGATCGAACTGGTCGGCGAGGACGGGGCGTCCGAGCCGACCGTGTTCGCCGAGAAGGCCGAAAAACTGATCAGCAGCGACTGCGTGGCCGCGGTCTTCGGCGGCTGGACCTCGTCGTCGCGCAAGGCCATGCTTCCGGTGTTCGAGTCCGCGAACGCGTTGCTGTACTACCCGGTGCAGTACGAGGGCCTGGAGGCCTCCGACAACATCTTCTACACCGGCGCGACCACCAACCAGCAGATCGTGCCCGCGCTGGACTACCTCAAGGAGAAGGGCATCACGTCGCTTTACCTGGTCGGTAGCGACTACGTCTTCCCGCAGACCGCCAACCGCATCATCAAGGCGTACGCCGACGCCAACGGCATCGAGATCAAGGGCGAGGACTACACGCCGCTGGGCTCGACGGACTTCTCCACCATCGTCAACAAGATCCGCACCGCCGATGCCGACGCGGTGTTCAACACCCTCAACGGCGACTCCAACGTGGCCTTCTTCCGCGAGTACCGCAACGTCGGCCTGACCCCGCAGGACATGCCCGTCGTGTCGGTCTCGATCGCAGAGGAGGAGATCGGCGGCATCGGGGTGCAGAACATCACCGGGCAGCTGACCGCATGGGACTACTACCAGACCATCGACAGCCCGGTGAACAACGCGTTCGTCAAGGCGTACAAGGACAAATACGGCGCCGACAAGCCCACCTCGGATCCGATGGAAGCCGCCTACGTCTCGGTGTACCTGTGGAAGAACACCGTTGAGAAGGCGGAGTCGTTCGCGGTGCCCGACGTGCAGAAGGCCGCCGGCGGCGTTCAGTTCGACGCACCCGAGGGGCTGGTGCAGATCGACGGCGACAACAACCACATCACCAAGACCGCCCGAATCGGCGAGATCCGGCCCGACGGCCTGATCTACACGGTCTGGGAGTCCGCGGGACCGATCGAGCCGGACCCCTACCTCAAGGGTTATCCGTGGGCGGCCGGCCTCTCCAGCTGA
- the urtB gene encoding urea ABC transporter permease subunit UrtB — translation MDVLIGQLATGLSLGSILLLAALGLSLTFGQMGVINMAHGEFIMAGCYTAFVVQQIISNAGASLLISLVIGFLVGGALGALLETTLIRRMYHRPLDTLLVTFGVGMVLQQVARDIFGAPAVNVVAPPWLSGGVEILGAVVPKTRIFILVLAVVCVAALAAALKFSPMGRRIRAVVANRDLAETSGISSRRTDVTTFFVGSGLAAVAGVALTLIGSTSPTIGQSYLIDAFLVVVVGGLGQLKGTVIAAFALGFANSFIEYNTTASLAKVILFVIIVIFLQVRPQGLFTVRTRSLA, via the coding sequence ATGGATGTCCTGATCGGGCAGCTGGCAACAGGATTGAGCCTCGGCTCGATCCTGTTGCTGGCCGCGCTGGGATTGTCGCTGACGTTCGGCCAGATGGGCGTCATCAACATGGCGCACGGCGAGTTCATCATGGCCGGCTGCTACACCGCATTCGTGGTGCAGCAGATTATCTCCAATGCCGGTGCCTCGCTGCTGATTTCGTTGGTGATCGGGTTTCTCGTCGGCGGTGCGCTCGGCGCGCTGCTCGAAACCACGCTGATCCGGCGGATGTATCACCGGCCGCTGGACACGCTGCTGGTGACGTTCGGCGTGGGCATGGTGCTGCAGCAGGTGGCCCGTGACATCTTCGGTGCGCCCGCGGTCAACGTCGTCGCACCGCCGTGGTTGTCCGGCGGTGTGGAGATCCTCGGCGCGGTGGTGCCCAAGACGCGGATCTTCATCCTGGTGCTGGCCGTTGTCTGTGTCGCCGCGCTGGCCGCGGCATTGAAGTTCAGCCCGATGGGACGCCGAATACGGGCGGTGGTGGCGAACCGCGACCTCGCCGAGACCAGCGGGATCTCCTCACGCAGAACCGACGTCACGACGTTCTTCGTCGGCTCGGGGCTGGCGGCCGTTGCGGGCGTGGCGCTGACGCTGATCGGTTCGACCAGCCCCACCATCGGGCAGAGCTATCTGATCGACGCGTTCCTGGTGGTGGTGGTCGGCGGCCTCGGCCAGCTCAAGGGCACGGTGATCGCGGCGTTCGCGCTGGGCTTCGCGAACTCGTTCATCGAGTACAACACCACCGCCTCACTGGCCAAGGTGATCCTGTTCGTGATCATCGTCATCTTCCTGCAGGTCCGTCCGCAGGGCCTGTTCACCGTCCGGACAAGGAGCCTTGCGTGA